The uncultured Desulfuromonas sp. genome has a segment encoding these proteins:
- a CDS encoding sigma-54 dependent transcriptional regulator, translating into MAHILIVDDEKNYRIVLGQLLEGAGHHVTSADNPYAALDILAREQVDLIVSDLKMPRMSGLDLLRHVNEEIGPLPFIMLTAFATVETALEAMKIGAFDYLLKPFDNEEILLTVDKALDYSKLQNENWLLRRELEQNRDRTLVGNSPAMETLRNQISQVAPAKTSILITGESGTGKELVAQALHRLSPRSDKALVSINCAAFAENLLESELFGHERGAFTGAMERKRGLMEVSDGGTLFLDEIGEFPLNLQPKLLRVLQEKTFRRVGGTAEINSDVRIIAATHRNLQQMIEEGTFREDLYYRLNVVSLHLPALRERREDIALLCQLFLQRLAQEMGRPLPQLSKEAQQALYHYDWPGNVRELQNILERGLLFCDGETLQQQHLPQQFHGNDTANNVVETTSSMPLQQPLPDTLEAIERQLIQSALIEARGIQAQAAELLGISRSNLQYKLKKHHLL; encoded by the coding sequence ATGGCACATATCCTCATCGTCGACGACGAAAAAAACTATCGCATCGTTCTCGGCCAATTACTCGAAGGGGCCGGCCATCATGTGACCAGTGCCGACAATCCGTATGCGGCACTCGACATTCTGGCCCGGGAACAGGTGGACCTGATTGTTTCGGATCTGAAAATGCCGCGCATGAGCGGTCTCGATCTTCTGCGCCATGTGAATGAAGAGATCGGTCCCTTGCCGTTTATCATGTTAACGGCCTTTGCCACGGTAGAGACGGCCTTGGAGGCCATGAAGATTGGCGCCTTTGACTATCTGCTCAAGCCGTTTGACAACGAGGAGATTCTGCTCACCGTCGACAAAGCGCTGGACTATTCCAAACTGCAGAACGAAAACTGGTTGCTGCGCCGCGAGCTGGAGCAAAATCGCGACCGCACCCTGGTGGGTAACAGTCCGGCCATGGAAACCCTGCGCAACCAGATTTCTCAGGTGGCCCCGGCCAAAACCTCCATTCTCATCACCGGTGAAAGCGGCACCGGCAAGGAACTGGTGGCCCAGGCTCTGCACCGGCTCAGCCCACGCAGCGACAAGGCTCTGGTATCCATCAACTGTGCCGCGTTTGCTGAAAATCTCCTCGAAAGCGAGTTGTTCGGCCATGAACGCGGTGCGTTTACCGGGGCCATGGAACGCAAACGCGGTCTGATGGAGGTCTCCGACGGCGGTACCCTGTTTCTGGATGAAATCGGCGAATTTCCCCTTAACCTGCAGCCCAAACTCTTACGTGTTTTGCAGGAAAAAACCTTCCGTCGGGTCGGCGGTACCGCCGAGATCAACAGCGATGTTCGCATCATTGCCGCGACCCATCGCAATCTGCAACAGATGATTGAGGAGGGGACGTTCCGCGAAGACCTTTATTACCGGCTCAATGTTGTGTCACTGCATCTGCCCGCTCTGCGTGAACGGCGTGAGGACATTGCGCTATTGTGTCAACTGTTTCTACAACGTCTGGCCCAGGAGATGGGCCGCCCGCTGCCGCAACTGTCGAAAGAGGCACAACAGGCCCTTTACCACTACGATTGGCCGGGTAATGTTCGAGAACTGCAAAACATCCTCGAACGCGGTCTGCTGTTCTGTGACGGGGAGACGCTGCAGCAACAACACCTGCCACAACAATTCCATGGCAATGACACGGCCAATAACGTCGTCGAAACGACGTCATCCATGCCGCTGCAACAACCTCTTCCCGACACTCTGGAAGCCATCGAACGGCAACTGATTCAATCCGCTCTTATCGAGGCGCGCGGCATCCAGGCTCAGGCCGCCGAATTGCTCGGCATCAGTCGCAGCAACCTGCAATATAAACTGAAGAAACACCATCTGCTCTAG
- a CDS encoding methyltransferase domain-containing protein, whose product MSNASSMSTAAANPAQDHRQRIKHSLDKAEKYSARKHRKHAAEMALISRALDQLSRKPHSWLDAPCGVGRATILLANRGFDVTGADLGEGALQLAQQAVDRHGLDARIEKADLVELSYTDRQFDGVLCFRLIHHLPTPGHRREIINELCRVSKETVLISYLSPWSPTSAKRALRYRLTGRKSVQNVTSLSELEQHFSANGFTLHKDLAQTPLLHSLHLAIFTRQHDAR is encoded by the coding sequence ATGTCAAACGCATCTTCCATGAGTACCGCCGCAGCCAATCCGGCGCAGGATCATCGCCAACGGATCAAGCACAGCCTGGATAAAGCCGAAAAATACTCGGCCCGCAAACACCGCAAACATGCCGCTGAGATGGCCCTGATTTCACGCGCCCTCGACCAGCTTTCCCGCAAACCACACAGCTGGCTTGATGCGCCGTGCGGTGTCGGTCGGGCAACCATCCTGCTGGCCAACCGCGGCTTTGACGTCACCGGCGCGGATCTGGGCGAGGGCGCCCTGCAACTGGCCCAACAGGCTGTCGATCGTCACGGTCTCGACGCACGCATCGAAAAAGCCGACCTGGTTGAACTGTCTTATACAGACCGGCAATTTGACGGCGTGCTGTGTTTTCGCCTGATCCACCATTTGCCGACCCCCGGCCATCGGCGTGAAATCATCAACGAACTGTGTCGCGTCTCAAAGGAAACCGTCCTGATCTCCTATCTCAGTCCCTGGTCACCGACCAGCGCCAAACGCGCGTTGCGCTATCGGCTGACCGGACGCAAATCCGTGCAGAACGTCACGTCGTTGTCCGAACTTGAACAGCACTTTTCCGCCAATGGGTTCACGCTGCACAAAGATCTGGCGCAGACGCCGCTGCTTCATTCATTGCATCTGGCCATTTTTACTCGTCAGCACGACGCACGCTGA
- a CDS encoding phosphatase PAP2 family protein, which produces MIRQFYLRQLTVPLVVLSGLFYLFDACDWDLLCSDMFYIPEQGGWIYKHSWWANELLHDGGRNLIVVIAATCLLLFALSFSRQDEWRRFRRTSGYLLLCIALGTGLTAIGKKVTHRHCPKEYQRYGGSFAYRPILAMADQDSTASPSRSQGRCFPAGHASGAFSLIGLYFVSGHHKRARALTGLAFSLILGALFTFGQLVRGAHFISHSIATLMVCWTIAVLFAPLVLEHHESEAQQSEVV; this is translated from the coding sequence ATGATACGACAATTTTACCTTCGCCAGCTGACCGTTCCCCTTGTGGTGCTATCCGGACTTTTTTATCTATTTGACGCCTGCGACTGGGATCTGCTGTGCAGCGATATGTTTTACATCCCAGAACAGGGCGGCTGGATATACAAACACAGCTGGTGGGCGAATGAACTGCTTCACGATGGGGGCCGCAACCTGATTGTGGTCATTGCCGCGACCTGTCTGCTGCTTTTTGCTCTATCGTTCAGCCGGCAGGACGAATGGCGCCGCTTTCGCCGTACCTCCGGTTATCTACTGCTGTGCATTGCCCTGGGCACCGGGCTGACCGCGATCGGCAAAAAAGTCACCCATCGTCATTGCCCCAAGGAATATCAACGCTACGGCGGTTCCTTTGCCTACAGGCCGATTCTCGCCATGGCGGATCAGGACAGCACGGCGTCTCCGTCCCGCTCACAAGGCCGCTGTTTCCCTGCCGGCCATGCCTCCGGTGCATTTTCACTGATCGGTCTCTATTTCGTTTCCGGGCACCATAAACGTGCCAGAGCATTGACCGGGCTGGCTTTCAGCCTGATCCTTGGCGCTCTCTTCACATTTGGCCAACTTGTTCGCGGTGCCCATTTTATCTCTCACAGCATTGCCACGTTGATGGTGTGCTGGACCATTGCGGTGCTGTTCGCGCCTCTGGTGTTAGAACATCACGAATCAGAGGCACAACAATCGGAGGTTGTATGA
- a CDS encoding LTA synthase family protein: MNRCLKLKVRGKRLTRQFISHESRFILKWYLVLLGVFALQRAALLTYNLPLTQGLDPATLLSSFVVGLRFDLATATYLLAPLFLLLAACYRSRRILGRLMPLLLAILVIGGIAELDFYREFESRFNSLVFEYLSHPLTVGGMVWDGYPVVRHLLLAAVVLAVLWPIHRRILRTLLQTPPPPLAVRDRLGRTMGNTLFIVLMVFAMRGGFQHEPLRWGDAFFSEHPFANHLALNGLFTLGRTGWDKIYSKQQSWTTAQKDQDALATTRQLVLTHHDSLQQAEEFPLLRQSQSVPVLHRRTQQPPNVVVILMESFAGRMVGALGQQAPITPDFDQLAKQGVLFTRAFSNGTHTHQGVYASMTSWPNLPGYEYLMKMMEANQEMSCLPELLKRRGYQTLFLYNGEFSWDNKEGFFRQHGMEDFIGLGDYVNPYFVDPVWGVSDIDVFRRANEEFRQRAEKGPFCATILTLSNHAPFNLPNPLPFAAVDAPPGMEGRYNAMRFADWSLGEFFRLARQEDYFDNTLFVITGDHGFASAPMVTSMNLSRFHVPLLFYAPAMLAPQTRETVASQVDIVPSILGLLYTNPVHQSWGRNLFSLPKEDAGFAVIKPSGGEERVALIEDDYLLQIAPKEKPRLYRYQLGSDPSSTRDLATEQPDRVKEMRHQAQAYVQTAILSLRHRVVGVPEQSTSSTVVEHPPTALSAAQIAHHDKAVGNSL, encoded by the coding sequence ATGAACCGCTGTCTGAAACTTAAAGTGCGCGGCAAACGTCTGACCCGCCAGTTCATCTCCCACGAGAGCCGCTTCATTCTCAAATGGTATCTGGTTCTTCTGGGGGTGTTTGCGCTACAGCGTGCGGCACTGCTCACCTATAACCTTCCGCTGACACAAGGACTCGATCCGGCAACATTGCTCTCCAGCTTTGTTGTCGGCCTGCGCTTTGATCTGGCCACAGCCACCTATCTGCTGGCCCCCCTGTTTTTACTGTTGGCCGCCTGCTATCGCAGCAGACGCATTCTCGGCCGGCTCATGCCGCTGCTGCTGGCGATTCTGGTCATCGGTGGTATTGCCGAACTGGATTTCTACCGCGAATTTGAGAGCCGCTTCAACAGCCTGGTCTTTGAATATCTCAGCCACCCCCTCACTGTGGGCGGCATGGTGTGGGATGGTTATCCGGTGGTCCGTCATCTGTTGCTGGCCGCTGTGGTGCTCGCTGTCTTATGGCCGATTCATCGGCGTATTCTCCGCACCCTGCTACAGACCCCACCGCCACCATTGGCGGTACGTGATCGCTTGGGCCGCACCATGGGCAATACGCTGTTCATCGTATTGATGGTCTTTGCCATGCGCGGCGGTTTCCAACACGAACCGTTACGCTGGGGCGACGCCTTTTTCTCCGAACACCCTTTTGCCAACCATCTGGCCCTCAATGGCCTGTTTACATTAGGCCGCACAGGGTGGGACAAAATCTACAGTAAACAGCAATCCTGGACGACGGCCCAGAAAGATCAAGACGCCCTGGCAACAACCCGACAATTGGTGTTGACCCATCACGACAGCCTCCAACAGGCGGAAGAATTCCCCCTGCTGCGCCAGTCGCAAAGCGTGCCGGTACTGCATCGACGCACTCAGCAACCGCCGAATGTCGTGGTGATCCTGATGGAAAGCTTTGCCGGACGCATGGTCGGCGCGCTCGGCCAACAAGCCCCCATTACCCCGGACTTCGACCAACTGGCCAAGCAGGGTGTCCTGTTCACGCGGGCTTTTTCCAACGGCACCCACACGCATCAAGGGGTTTATGCCAGCATGACCTCGTGGCCTAATCTGCCCGGTTACGAGTACCTGATGAAGATGATGGAAGCCAATCAGGAGATGTCGTGCCTGCCCGAACTGCTCAAGCGCCGCGGCTACCAGACCCTGTTTCTCTACAATGGAGAATTTTCCTGGGACAACAAGGAGGGATTTTTCCGTCAACATGGTATGGAGGACTTCATCGGTTTGGGTGACTATGTCAACCCGTATTTTGTCGATCCGGTGTGGGGTGTTTCCGATATTGATGTGTTCCGCCGAGCCAATGAGGAATTTCGTCAGCGGGCCGAGAAGGGCCCATTTTGCGCCACGATCCTGACACTGTCCAACCATGCACCATTCAACCTGCCGAATCCATTACCGTTTGCAGCAGTTGATGCTCCGCCCGGAATGGAAGGGCGCTACAACGCCATGCGTTTTGCCGACTGGAGCCTGGGGGAATTCTTTCGACTGGCCCGTCAGGAGGATTATTTCGACAACACCCTGTTTGTCATCACCGGTGATCACGGATTCGCCAGTGCTCCCATGGTCACCAGCATGAACCTGTCGCGCTTTCATGTGCCTCTGCTGTTTTACGCTCCGGCCATGCTGGCTCCACAGACCAGGGAGACCGTCGCCAGTCAGGTGGATATCGTCCCCAGTATTCTCGGACTGCTTTATACGAACCCTGTTCACCAGAGTTGGGGTCGCAATCTTTTCAGCTTGCCCAAGGAGGATGCCGGATTTGCCGTTATCAAGCCTTCGGGCGGGGAGGAGCGTGTCGCCCTGATTGAGGACGACTATCTGCTGCAGATCGCCCCTAAAGAAAAGCCACGCCTCTACCGCTATCAGCTCGGCAGTGATCCTTCTTCGACCAGGGACCTGGCCACGGAACAGCCCGACAGGGTGAAAGAGATGCGCCATCAAGCTCAGGCGTATGTGCAGACCGCGATTCTGTCCCTGCGCCACCGGGTCGTAGGCGTCCCGGAACAAAGCACGTCATCAACTGTGGTTGAACACCCCCCCACGGCTTTGTCGGCGGCGCAGATCGCGCACCACGACAAGGCCGTTGGAAACAGCCTGTAG
- a CDS encoding sigma-54 dependent transcriptional regulator, with product MTILVVDDEHVQREMLQGFLNKRGYKVLTASNGEEALELCARYPINLVLMDLCMPGLNGDEVLEKLRESNPLLRVILITAFGSVETAVKVMKLGASDFLEKPVDLTELAQRIERCEQQQLVEQDLSDMEQDLEDEKLPLPVAAGSEAMQHLLSLVRRVARSPWTVLIHGETGTGKERIARLLHQLSERSHGPFVEVNCAALPENLFESELFGHEKGAFTGATSRRSGRFEAAQGGTLFLDEIGELPLALQAKLLRALQEKRICPVGAELEREVDARVVVATNCDLPKMVQEGRFREDLYYRLNVFEMQIPPLRQRREDIPMLVENFLDQYALRPIQIEPAAMDALIKYDYPGNVRELEHLIQRLATLVRGPVIRRVDLPAHLLQPPQPENNSGLLTERVEAVERQMLLDTLRQYHGVQTRAAEALGISERVLRYKMSKYNLNKEDLK from the coding sequence ATGACCATCCTTGTCGTTGATGATGAACACGTGCAACGGGAGATGTTGCAGGGCTTTTTAAATAAGCGTGGCTATAAAGTCCTCACCGCTTCCAATGGCGAAGAGGCTTTGGAACTCTGTGCTCGTTATCCCATCAATCTGGTGTTGATGGACCTGTGTATGCCCGGCCTGAACGGCGACGAAGTGCTGGAAAAATTGCGGGAGTCCAACCCGTTACTGCGGGTGATTCTCATCACCGCCTTTGGTTCGGTGGAAACCGCGGTTAAGGTGATGAAACTCGGTGCCAGTGATTTTCTTGAAAAACCGGTCGATCTCACCGAGTTGGCGCAACGCATTGAACGCTGTGAGCAACAACAGCTTGTCGAACAGGATCTGAGCGACATGGAACAGGATCTTGAAGACGAGAAACTGCCATTGCCGGTTGCGGCAGGCAGTGAAGCCATGCAACATCTGCTGTCATTGGTACGCCGGGTGGCACGCAGCCCATGGACCGTGCTGATCCATGGGGAAACCGGCACCGGTAAGGAGCGCATTGCCCGTCTGCTCCATCAGCTCAGCGAACGCAGTCATGGCCCGTTTGTCGAGGTAAACTGCGCCGCCCTGCCCGAGAATCTGTTTGAATCCGAGTTGTTTGGCCATGAAAAAGGCGCTTTTACCGGAGCGACATCGCGACGCAGTGGTCGTTTTGAAGCCGCTCAGGGAGGCACTCTGTTTCTGGATGAAATCGGTGAATTGCCCCTGGCCCTCCAGGCCAAATTGTTGCGAGCCCTGCAGGAAAAGCGCATTTGCCCGGTCGGGGCGGAACTGGAGCGGGAAGTGGATGCCCGGGTGGTCGTCGCGACCAACTGTGATCTGCCGAAGATGGTCCAGGAGGGCCGCTTTCGTGAAGATCTCTACTACCGGCTCAATGTCTTCGAAATGCAGATTCCCCCTCTACGCCAGCGTCGTGAAGACATTCCCATGCTGGTGGAAAACTTTCTTGATCAATATGCCCTGCGGCCGATTCAGATTGAACCTGCGGCCATGGATGCGCTGATCAAATACGATTATCCCGGTAATGTGCGTGAGCTGGAACACCTGATTCAACGCCTGGCCACCCTGGTGCGCGGTCCGGTGATTCGCCGCGTTGATCTGCCTGCGCATCTTCTGCAACCGCCGCAACCGGAAAACAATTCCGGCTTGTTGACTGAGCGGGTGGAAGCGGTAGAGCGGCAGATGTTGCTCGATACCCTGCGCCAGTACCACGGGGTACAGACCCGTGCTGCCGAAGCTCTCGGCATCAGCGAGCGGGTGCTGCGTTATAAAATGTCGAAATACAATTTGAATAAAGAGGATTTAAAATAA
- a CDS encoding ATP-binding protein: protein MKPAEIKDQGRFVLWQANLIVFAVLIAVVLGYFSWQMAQTRRAFEEHVNEHAQLVAEVVATNVKAASRSQEVVEQIVTDFLVNIARFIAYLDEVEPFNSRELAAYAQENGLEGIWIKRPDEQAVMSSAGWFDQPLFDVSHQKHLLIHREQHHEYILLWKVPDNDRLIAVGLPARSLEQLQEQMGVKQLLAALSRLAGIDSLRLEPTAKITRQNELYSLRTSASQRQIILGQQTLLLAVESTSLNDRISGLWREFFIFSGFLFVAGLVLSWQLYRYQNRHVEDLWQLHQQLAVQREDASLGRAAATISHEIRNPLNAISMGLQRLQMESSGLEGEHEELLVAMSDAVKRTNEIVHGLQRYALPLKPEMKSVALHELIERIINLYRPQFDAHQIRLTSQLQPVEFEADGGLLGQLVENLLKNALEAQPRGGFVSVSLLTEQGQAKVTIENRTHEISDDLNNLLEPYFTTKDRQTGLGLTLVRKIAVAHGGQITLSIVENDCFRALVQLPLKRTV from the coding sequence TTGAAACCCGCGGAAATTAAGGATCAGGGGCGCTTCGTCTTGTGGCAGGCGAACCTGATCGTCTTCGCGGTACTGATCGCCGTGGTTCTGGGCTATTTTTCCTGGCAGATGGCTCAAACACGCCGTGCGTTTGAAGAACATGTCAATGAACACGCCCAACTGGTGGCCGAAGTTGTTGCCACCAATGTCAAGGCGGCCAGTCGCTCCCAGGAAGTTGTTGAGCAGATTGTCACTGATTTTCTCGTCAACATTGCCCGTTTTATCGCCTACCTTGATGAGGTTGAGCCGTTCAATTCCCGTGAGCTCGCAGCATACGCCCAGGAGAACGGATTAGAGGGGATCTGGATAAAACGGCCTGATGAACAGGCTGTCATGTCTTCGGCCGGCTGGTTCGACCAGCCGCTGTTCGATGTCAGCCATCAGAAACATCTCCTGATCCATCGTGAGCAGCACCATGAATATATCCTGCTGTGGAAAGTTCCCGATAATGACCGATTGATCGCTGTGGGGCTGCCGGCCCGCTCTCTGGAACAATTGCAGGAGCAGATGGGGGTCAAGCAGCTGTTAGCGGCTCTGAGTCGTCTCGCCGGTATCGACAGTTTGCGTCTTGAGCCGACGGCAAAAATCACCCGCCAGAATGAGCTATATAGCCTGAGAACGTCAGCGTCACAGCGGCAGATCATCCTTGGCCAACAGACCCTGCTCCTCGCCGTTGAATCCACCAGCCTCAATGATCGGATTTCCGGGCTGTGGCGTGAATTTTTTATCTTCAGCGGCTTTCTGTTTGTCGCCGGGCTGGTCTTGTCCTGGCAACTGTATCGCTACCAGAATCGCCATGTCGAAGATCTGTGGCAGTTGCACCAGCAGTTGGCCGTCCAGCGTGAAGACGCCTCTTTGGGCCGGGCCGCCGCCACCATCAGCCACGAAATCCGCAATCCGCTCAACGCCATCAGCATGGGGTTGCAACGTCTGCAGATGGAGTCCAGTGGTCTCGAAGGGGAACACGAAGAATTGCTGGTGGCCATGAGCGATGCCGTCAAGCGGACCAATGAGATTGTCCACGGTCTGCAGCGCTATGCTCTGCCCTTGAAGCCGGAGATGAAAAGCGTGGCTTTACATGAGCTGATTGAACGGATCATCAACCTGTATCGTCCGCAGTTTGATGCTCACCAGATTCGCCTCACCAGCCAGTTACAACCCGTCGAATTTGAGGCGGATGGTGGCTTGCTCGGCCAACTGGTGGAAAATCTGCTCAAAAACGCGCTTGAGGCGCAACCGCGCGGCGGCTTTGTCAGTGTCAGCCTGCTGACGGAACAGGGCCAGGCCAAAGTAACGATTGAAAATCGCACCCATGAGATCTCAGATGACCTCAACAATCTGCTTGAACCCTATTTTACAACCAAGGACCGGCAAACCGGACTCGGTCTGACCCTGGTACGCAAAATTGCCGTGGCGCACGGTGGTCAGATTACCCTGTCGATTGTCGAAAACGACTGTTTCCGGGCGCTGGTCCAACTCCCCCTGAAGAGAACCGTATGA
- a CDS encoding SurA N-terminal domain-containing protein, producing the protein MLKKLVLTALLFSLLVPSVWAEQLNKIAAVVNDEIITTRQLEQRLAQKGERSATDTQKRQELDSMINERLMEQRCREIGIEVTPDDIEAAVNDVQQQNNITREQLEQALIAQGLTMAVYREQLRGQILRYKLMGYEVKSKVDITRQEVRNYYQEHLDQYRQDPRVRLSRLTFPLGDDPAAAEEGATIALRKLDAGESVDDILLNMSPRTRIEGGEMGSFVAGELSATFEQAIADLDSGEHTSIITLGNALHILKVEERISGSVADIASVEEQIRGELRQQKMDLKLQEWRENLRSESYVDVRL; encoded by the coding sequence ATGTTGAAGAAACTTGTTCTTACCGCATTGCTGTTCAGCCTGCTCGTCCCATCGGTCTGGGCCGAACAGCTTAATAAAATTGCCGCGGTCGTCAATGATGAGATCATTACCACCCGTCAACTCGAACAGCGCCTGGCCCAAAAGGGTGAGCGTTCGGCAACGGACACGCAAAAGCGTCAGGAACTGGACAGTATGATCAACGAACGCCTCATGGAGCAGCGCTGCCGTGAGATTGGTATCGAGGTCACGCCCGACGACATTGAAGCCGCCGTCAACGATGTCCAGCAGCAGAACAATATCACCCGTGAGCAGCTGGAACAGGCCCTGATCGCCCAGGGCTTAACCATGGCCGTTTACCGCGAGCAGTTGCGTGGGCAGATTCTGCGCTACAAACTGATGGGCTATGAAGTCAAGAGCAAAGTGGATATCACCCGCCAGGAAGTGCGTAACTACTATCAGGAGCACCTTGACCAGTATCGTCAGGATCCGCGTGTGCGACTCAGCCGCCTGACCTTCCCGCTCGGGGATGATCCGGCGGCAGCTGAGGAAGGTGCAACGATCGCTTTACGCAAACTCGATGCCGGCGAGAGTGTTGATGATATTCTGCTTAACATGTCGCCGCGGACCCGTATCGAGGGCGGCGAAATGGGCAGTTTTGTTGCCGGCGAGTTGTCAGCCACCTTTGAACAGGCCATTGCCGATCTTGATAGCGGCGAGCATACGTCCATCATTACTTTGGGCAATGCCTTGCATATTCTCAAAGTGGAAGAACGGATCTCCGGCAGTGTGGCCGATATCGCCAGTGTTGAAGAGCAGATTCGTGGTGAATTACGTCAGCAGAAAATGGACCTGAAGCTGCAGGAGTGGCGTGAAAATCTGCGCTCTGAATCCTACGTGGATGTTCGCCTGTAA